In one window of Photobacterium leiognathi DNA:
- the greA gene encoding transcription elongation factor GreA gives MEKVPMTVRGEQKLRSELDVLLKRRPLISQAIAEARELGDLKENAEYHAAREEQGICEAQIRDIEYKLSVAQIIDVTTMPNTGKVIFGTTITLLDLDTDKEVTYCIVGDDEADIKQNLISVNSPIARGLIGKMEGDEVAISTPGGQKEFEILEVQYI, from the coding sequence ATGGAAAAAGTGCCAATGACTGTACGTGGCGAGCAAAAGCTACGTAGTGAACTTGATGTGTTGTTAAAGCGTCGCCCTCTGATTTCACAGGCGATTGCTGAAGCTCGTGAGCTTGGTGACTTAAAAGAAAATGCGGAATACCATGCTGCGCGTGAAGAGCAAGGTATTTGTGAAGCGCAAATTCGTGATATTGAATACAAACTGTCTGTGGCCCAAATTATTGATGTAACAACAATGCCAAATACTGGCAAAGTAATTTTTGGTACTACAATTACATTATTAGACCTAGATACAGACAAAGAAGTGACATATTGCATTGTGGGTGATGATGAAGCCGATATTAAGCAAAACTTAATTTCAGTTAACTCACCAATTGCACGTGGCTTGATTGGTAAAATGGAAGGTGATGAAGTTGCAATTTCAACACCGGGTGGTCAGAAAGAGTTTGAAATTTTAGAAGTACAATACATCTAA
- a CDS encoding magnesium transporter — MAVMNDAVFAATTQIAQKDALAVRNAFLKYDLDEQAQLLVKMLVSDALAMLHECPLRHVQILLDRLNEFKQEVRARQIASGLGLISSEAEPTGHYLENSVFNHVKERIGWIVVLALMGIVSGLIISHYEDTLSQLVLLAIYMPVIAAAGGNTGSQAATLVVRALAMEEIKSRDWLAVLWKEFRVAMVIAISLAAVIIGRVIFFSGDVVLPAGMTLDSIALAIGIAISIQVVISTTIGGVLPMIARALNLDPAVLVSPVLASMVDITGMMIYFTTVNWMLGLGH, encoded by the coding sequence ATGGCGGTAATGAACGATGCAGTTTTCGCTGCAACAACACAAATAGCACAGAAAGATGCACTTGCAGTACGTAATGCATTTCTAAAATATGATTTGGATGAGCAAGCACAGTTACTTGTAAAAATGCTGGTATCAGATGCGTTAGCTATGCTTCATGAGTGCCCATTACGGCATGTGCAAATATTATTAGATAGATTAAACGAATTCAAACAAGAAGTCAGAGCCCGTCAGATTGCCAGTGGATTAGGGCTTATTAGCTCAGAAGCCGAGCCTACCGGGCATTACCTAGAAAATAGTGTCTTCAATCATGTGAAAGAACGCATAGGTTGGATTGTCGTTTTGGCACTAATGGGAATCGTCTCAGGCTTAATTATTTCTCATTATGAGGATACGTTAAGTCAATTAGTGCTACTTGCGATCTATATGCCTGTCATTGCAGCTGCAGGAGGAAATACTGGCTCACAAGCCGCTACCTTGGTGGTGCGAGCTTTGGCAATGGAAGAAATAAAATCACGGGACTGGTTAGCCGTCTTGTGGAAAGAGTTTCGTGTTGCGATGGTTATTGCTATCAGCCTTGCTGCGGTGATCATCGGGCGAGTCATTTTCTTTAGTGGTGATGTAGTGTTACCTGCAGGAATGACACTTGATTCTATTGCTCTTGCAATAGGTATTGCGATTTCGATCCAAGTTGTAATCTCAACCACCATAGGCGGAGTGTTACCTATGATCGCAAGGGCACTGAATTTGGATCCCGCGGTACTTGTGAGTCCTGTCTTAGCTTCTATGGTTGATATTACTGGGATGATGATTTATTTCACGACTGTTAATTGGATGCTTGGATTAGGGCATTGA
- the yhbY gene encoding ribosome assembly RNA-binding protein YhbY translates to MNLSTKQKQFLKGLAHNLKPVVLMGANGLTEAVLAEIEIALNHHELIKVKVASEERETKVLIVDAIVRETKAEKVQVIGKTLVLYRQSEDRKIELPRK, encoded by the coding sequence ATGAATCTAAGCACCAAGCAAAAGCAATTCCTAAAAGGTCTTGCTCACAACCTAAAACCTGTTGTTCTTATGGGTGCAAACGGCCTAACTGAAGCTGTTTTAGCAGAAATTGAAATTGCACTTAACCATCATGAATTGATCAAAGTTAAGGTTGCTTCTGAAGAACGTGAAACTAAAGTTTTAATCGTCGATGCTATTGTTCGCGAAACTAAAGCTGAAAAAGTGCAGGTTATCGGTAAAACACTGGTTCTTTACCGCCAAAGCGAAGATCGTAAAATCGAGCTTCCTCGCAAATAA
- the carB gene encoding carbamoyl-phosphate synthase large subunit, protein MPKRTDIKSVLILGAGPIVIGQACEFDYSGAQACKALREEGYRVILVNSNPATIMTDPEMADATYIEPIHWEVVRNIIAKERPDAVLPTMGGQTALNCALDLERHGVLEEFGVEMIGATADAIDKAEDRSRFDKAMKSIGLECPRADTAKTMEEAYKVLDMVGFPCIIRPSFTMGGTGGGIAYNKEEFEEICSRGLDLSPTNELLIDESLIGWKEYEMEVVRDKNDNCIIVCAIENFDPMGIHTYDSITVAPAQTLTDKEYQLMRNASLAVLREIGVETGGSNVQFGINPKDGRMVIIEMNPRVSRSSALASKATGFPIAKIAAKLAIGFTLDELMNDITGGATPASFEPTIDYVVTKIPRFNFEKFAGANDRLTTQMKSVGEVMAIGRNQQESLHKALRGLEVGAMGFDEMVDLDDPNAMSKIRHELKEAGAERIWYIGDAFRAGMSVDGIFNLTNIDRWFLVQIEEIIKLEEQVKAAGFAGLNAEVLRKLKRKGFADARLAKLLGIGEGEIRKLRDQFDIHPVYKRVDTCAAEFSSDTAYMYSSYDEECEANPTDKDKIMVLGGGPNRIGQGIEFDYCCVHASLALREDGYETIMVNCNPETVSTDYDTSDRLYFEPVTLEDVLAIARVEKPKGVIVQFGGQTPLKLARALEAAGVPIIGTSPDAIDRAEDRERFQQAVDRLGLLQPENATVTTMEQAVEKSREIGFPLVVRPSYVLGGRAMEIVYDEQDLRRYFNEAVSVSNESPVLLDRFLDDAVEVDVDAICDGEQVVIGGIMEHIEQAGVHSGDSACSLPAYTLSQEIQDVMREQVKNLAFELGVRGLMNTQFAVKDGQVYLIEVNPRAARTVPFVSKATGAPLAKIAARVMAGQSLESQGFTKEIIPPYYSVKEVVLPFNKFPGVDPLLGPEMRSTGEVMGIGNTFAEAFAKAELGCGKEYPEGGRALLSVREGDKQRVVDLASKLTKLGYQLDATHGTAVILGEAGINPRLVNKVHEGRPHILDRIKNNEYTYIVNTAAGRQAIEDSKVLRRGALAEKVNYTTTLNAAFATCMAHTADDRNTVTSIQELHARIK, encoded by the coding sequence ATGCCAAAACGTACTGACATAAAAAGTGTACTAATTCTAGGTGCTGGACCAATCGTTATCGGTCAGGCCTGTGAGTTCGATTACTCTGGTGCACAAGCTTGTAAAGCACTTCGTGAAGAGGGTTACCGCGTTATTCTGGTAAACTCTAACCCTGCCACTATCATGACTGATCCAGAAATGGCTGATGCAACTTACATCGAGCCAATCCACTGGGAAGTGGTACGTAATATCATTGCTAAAGAACGCCCTGATGCGGTACTGCCAACCATGGGCGGTCAAACAGCACTAAACTGTGCACTTGATCTTGAGCGTCATGGCGTACTAGAAGAGTTCGGCGTTGAGATGATCGGTGCAACAGCCGATGCTATTGATAAAGCAGAAGACCGTTCTCGCTTCGATAAAGCAATGAAATCTATTGGCTTAGAGTGTCCTCGCGCCGATACTGCGAAAACCATGGAAGAAGCTTACAAAGTGCTCGATATGGTTGGTTTCCCATGTATCATTCGCCCATCATTTACTATGGGTGGTACGGGTGGCGGTATTGCTTACAACAAAGAAGAATTCGAAGAGATCTGTTCTCGTGGTCTCGATCTTTCACCAACCAATGAGCTCCTGATTGATGAGTCATTAATTGGTTGGAAAGAATATGAAATGGAAGTGGTTCGCGATAAGAACGATAACTGTATCATCGTGTGTGCGATTGAAAACTTTGACCCTATGGGTATTCACACCTATGACTCAATCACAGTTGCACCTGCGCAAACCCTAACAGACAAAGAATACCAATTAATGCGTAATGCATCGCTTGCAGTACTGCGTGAAATTGGTGTTGAAACAGGTGGTTCAAACGTACAGTTTGGTATCAACCCGAAAGATGGCCGTATGGTTATCATCGAAATGAACCCACGTGTATCTCGCTCATCAGCACTAGCATCAAAAGCAACAGGTTTCCCGATTGCAAAAATCGCGGCAAAACTGGCAATTGGTTTCACTCTTGATGAACTGATGAACGATATCACAGGTGGAGCAACACCAGCATCATTTGAACCTACTATCGATTACGTAGTAACGAAGATCCCTCGCTTTAACTTCGAGAAATTTGCTGGTGCTAACGATCGCCTAACGACACAGATGAAGTCAGTCGGTGAGGTTATGGCGATTGGCCGTAACCAACAAGAATCACTACACAAAGCACTACGTGGCTTAGAAGTTGGCGCGATGGGCTTTGATGAAATGGTTGACCTTGACGATCCAAATGCGATGAGCAAGATCCGTCACGAGTTGAAAGAAGCAGGCGCAGAGCGTATTTGGTACATTGGTGATGCGTTCCGTGCTGGCATGTCTGTTGACGGTATCTTTAACCTTACTAACATCGACCGTTGGTTCTTGGTTCAAATTGAAGAAATCATCAAGCTTGAAGAGCAAGTGAAAGCGGCAGGCTTTGCTGGCCTGAATGCAGAAGTACTACGCAAACTGAAGCGTAAAGGTTTTGCTGATGCGCGTCTTGCTAAATTACTTGGCATTGGTGAAGGTGAAATTCGCAAACTACGCGATCAGTTCGACATTCACCCAGTCTACAAGCGTGTAGATACGTGTGCGGCTGAGTTCTCATCTGATACCGCTTACATGTACTCATCATACGATGAAGAGTGTGAAGCAAACCCAACCGACAAAGATAAGATCATGGTATTGGGCGGTGGTCCAAACCGTATCGGTCAAGGTATCGAATTTGATTACTGCTGTGTACATGCATCATTAGCACTGCGTGAAGACGGTTACGAAACTATCATGGTTAACTGTAACCCAGAGACAGTATCAACGGATTACGACACATCAGATCGCCTGTACTTCGAGCCAGTAACACTAGAAGATGTACTAGCTATCGCACGCGTTGAAAAACCAAAAGGCGTTATCGTTCAGTTCGGTGGTCAAACACCACTGAAACTAGCACGTGCACTAGAAGCTGCAGGTGTGCCAATCATCGGTACAAGCCCTGATGCGATTGACCGTGCAGAAGACCGTGAGCGCTTCCAACAAGCGGTTGACCGTTTAGGTTTATTACAACCTGAAAACGCAACTGTGACGACTATGGAGCAAGCGGTTGAGAAATCACGTGAAATTGGTTTCCCTCTGGTTGTACGTCCTTCTTACGTGCTTGGCGGTCGTGCAATGGAAATTGTATACGACGAGCAAGATTTGCGTCGCTATTTCAATGAAGCTGTTAGCGTTTCAAACGAATCACCTGTACTACTAGATCGTTTCCTAGATGATGCTGTTGAAGTTGACGTTGATGCGATTTGTGACGGTGAGCAAGTGGTGATTGGCGGTATCATGGAGCATATCGAGCAAGCAGGTGTTCACTCAGGTGACTCAGCATGTTCTTTGCCTGCGTACACTCTAAGCCAAGAAATCCAAGATGTGATGCGTGAGCAAGTGAAGAACCTTGCGTTTGAATTAGGTGTTCGTGGCCTAATGAACACTCAGTTCGCTGTCAAAGATGGTCAAGTGTACCTAATCGAGGTTAACCCTCGTGCAGCACGTACCGTACCGTTTGTTTCTAAAGCAACAGGTGCACCACTAGCTAAGATTGCAGCGCGTGTTATGGCTGGGCAATCACTTGAATCACAAGGTTTTACTAAGGAAATCATTCCGCCGTATTACTCAGTGAAAGAAGTGGTGCTACCGTTTAACAAGTTCCCAGGCGTTGACCCACTGTTAGGCCCAGAAATGCGCTCAACAGGTGAAGTCATGGGGATCGGTAATACGTTTGCAGAAGCATTCGCCAAAGCTGAATTAGGTTGTGGTAAAGAGTACCCAGAAGGTGGCCGTGCGCTCCTGTCTGTTCGTGAAGGTGATAAGCAACGTGTGGTTGATCTAGCCTCTAAGCTAACTAAGCTAGGTTACCAACTAGATGCGACTCACGGCACAGCTGTGATTCTTGGTGAAGCGGGTATTAACCCTCGCCTTGTTAACAAAGTACATGAAGGTCGCCCTCATATTCTTGACCGTATCAAGAACAATGAATACACCTACATTGTTAACACAGCAGCTGGTCGCCAAGCGATTGAAGATTCAAAAGTACTTCGTCGTGGTGCACTAGCTGAGAAGGTGAACTACACTACAACGCTAAATGCTGCATTTGCAACCTGCATGGCGCATACCGCAGATGACCGCAATACAGTTACCTCAATTCAAGAGCTACACGCACGTATTAAGTAA
- the rlmE gene encoding 23S rRNA (uridine(2552)-2'-O)-methyltransferase RlmE has translation MSRKKQSGSSGRWLKEHFDDKYVLEAQKRGYRSRAFFKIEEIQNKDKLLKPGMTVVDLGAAPGGWSQYAAEVVGDEGQVIACDILPMDSLPGVSFLQGDFREEAVLEALLERIQPDMVDVVMSDMAPNMSGNLASDQPRAMYLVELALDMCRQVLAPNGSFAVKVFQGEGFDQYLAEVRSMFKVVKIRKPDSSRDRSREVYIVATGYKL, from the coding sequence ATGAGTAGAAAAAAACAATCCGGCAGTTCTGGCCGTTGGCTGAAAGAGCACTTTGACGATAAATACGTTTTAGAGGCCCAAAAACGTGGTTATCGTTCTCGCGCTTTCTTTAAAATTGAAGAAATTCAGAACAAAGATAAATTATTAAAACCGGGCATGACAGTGGTTGACCTTGGTGCTGCACCAGGTGGTTGGTCACAATATGCGGCAGAAGTTGTAGGTGATGAAGGACAGGTCATTGCTTGTGATATTTTGCCAATGGATTCACTACCAGGCGTTAGCTTCCTGCAGGGTGATTTCCGTGAAGAGGCAGTGTTAGAAGCACTATTAGAACGTATTCAACCAGATATGGTTGATGTCGTAATGTCTGATATGGCTCCTAATATGAGTGGTAATCTTGCATCCGACCAACCGAGAGCGATGTATCTTGTTGAGCTAGCACTCGATATGTGTCGACAAGTACTTGCACCGAACGGTAGCTTTGCGGTAAAAGTTTTCCAAGGCGAAGGCTTTGACCAATACTTAGCTGAAGTTCGTAGTATGTTCAAAGTGGTTAAAATTCGTAAACCAGATTCATCGCGAGATCGTTCGCGTGAAGTCTATATTGTGGCTACAGGTTACAAACTGTAG
- the dacB gene encoding serine-type D-Ala-D-Ala carboxypeptidase: protein MFKKLLCSALMATSFSSFAAFSPQQAINQLPKGSDVALLIVNPATNKVIYDKRADELQAPASTQKTITALAAKLYLGNNFHFDTYLETKGNDVILKFNGDPTLKRSDIANLLRQLKQQGVTTIKGNLYLNGGHFTGYERAIGWPWDILGSCYSAPSSSISLEHNCVQGALYSNKSFGDVTRVNVPSHQPIKVQTSAIVVSKAQQKEQHCELSMTSNDRNMYQISGCIQPRKEPLPLKFAVQNTTLYSNAIIQQELKRAGIKLNGKVLRNDKISGKIIATHRSAPLSTLLDIMLKRSDNLFADNIAKTIGAKYYNQAGSYTNGIEAIKAILKDKAGIDLSDTVMVDGSGLSRNNRLTASDLMKVVTYIYRHPQLGLMNDLPVSGKSGTLQYRRSIRDVPLKGKIIAKSGSLFGTYNLAGVMNTQNGKPLLFVQLVTNYYPHMHDGEKAALPPIYQFEKQLYNSLYKSY from the coding sequence ATGTTTAAAAAACTGCTTTGCTCTGCATTAATGGCAACGAGCTTCTCCTCTTTTGCTGCGTTTTCTCCCCAACAAGCAATCAACCAACTACCCAAAGGTAGTGATGTCGCGCTTCTCATCGTAAATCCTGCCACCAACAAAGTTATATACGATAAACGCGCAGACGAATTACAAGCACCAGCGAGTACACAGAAAACAATCACAGCGCTTGCTGCAAAGCTATATCTTGGTAATAACTTCCATTTTGATACCTACCTTGAAACCAAAGGTAATGATGTCATTTTAAAATTTAATGGTGACCCAACGCTGAAACGTAGTGATATTGCGAATTTGCTTCGCCAACTAAAACAGCAAGGTGTAACCACAATTAAAGGCAATCTGTACTTAAACGGCGGACATTTTACTGGCTATGAACGTGCTATTGGTTGGCCTTGGGATATTTTAGGATCTTGTTACAGTGCGCCATCAAGTAGCATCAGCTTAGAGCACAACTGTGTTCAAGGTGCGCTATACAGCAATAAATCTTTTGGTGATGTAACACGCGTAAATGTGCCTAGCCACCAGCCAATTAAGGTACAAACCTCAGCTATTGTGGTTTCCAAGGCTCAGCAAAAAGAGCAACACTGTGAGCTATCAATGACCTCCAATGATCGCAACATGTACCAAATCAGTGGGTGTATACAGCCTCGCAAAGAGCCCCTGCCACTTAAATTTGCAGTACAGAATACCACCTTGTATTCAAACGCGATTATTCAACAAGAGCTTAAGCGCGCAGGTATCAAGTTAAACGGTAAGGTACTTCGTAACGATAAAATTAGCGGGAAAATAATCGCAACACATCGCTCAGCACCGTTATCAACATTACTTGATATTATGTTGAAACGATCTGATAACCTATTTGCTGATAACATTGCCAAAACGATTGGTGCAAAGTATTACAACCAAGCAGGTAGCTACACCAATGGTATTGAAGCAATCAAAGCGATACTAAAAGATAAAGCAGGTATCGATCTTTCTGATACTGTGATGGTGGATGGCTCAGGCTTATCCCGTAATAACCGTTTAACAGCAAGTGACTTAATGAAAGTGGTGACTTACATTTACCGTCACCCACAGCTTGGGTTAATGAATGATCTACCTGTATCAGGTAAAAGTGGCACATTACAGTACCGTCGTAGTATTCGTGATGTTCCGCTAAAAGGTAAGATTATTGCTAAAAGTGGCTCTTTATTCGGAACCTATAACCTTGCAGGTGTGATGAATACCCAAAATGGTAAACCACTCCTCTTTGTACAGTTAGTGACTAATTACTATCCACACATGCATGACGGTGAAAAAGCAGCGTTACCACCGATTTACCAATTTGAAAAACAGCTTTATAACTCTCTTTATAAAAGCTACTAA
- the ftsH gene encoding ATP-dependent zinc metalloprotease FtsH encodes MAKNLILWLVIAVVLMSVFQSFGTNSSKTTGVDYTTFVRQIGQDQIKEVRFNDREITVTKRDNASYVTYLPVANDPKLLDDLINANVAVEGTPPEEPSLLASIFISWFPMLLLIGVWIFFMRQMQGGGGKGAMSFGKSKARMMSEDQIKTTFADVAGCDEAKEDVKELVDYLRDPSRFQKLGGKIPTGVLMVGPPGTGKTLLAKAIAGEAKVPFFTISGSDFVEMFVGVGASRVRDMFEQAKKAAPCIIFIDEIDAVGRQRGAGVGGGHDEREQTLNQMLVEMDGFEGNEGIIVIAATNRPDVLDPALLRPGRFDRQVVVGLPDVRGREQILKVHMRKVPLDGDVNASLIARGTPGFSGADLANLVNEAALFAARGNKRTVSMVEFELAKDKIMMGAERKSMVMSEDQKESTAYHEAGHAIIGRLVPDHDPVYKVSIIPRGRALGVTMYLPEQDRVSHSREFLESMISSLYGGRLAEELIYGRDKVSTGASNDIERATDIARKMVTQWGFSDKLGPLLYAEDEGEVFLGRSVTQSKHMSDDTAKLIDNEVREIIDRNYARARQILEDNMDIMHAMKDALMKYETIDAGQIDDLMERKSEIRAPKGWADEGDTIKSSAKEAPETEIAPEEPIGDGIDALTKEDDTDTKPQA; translated from the coding sequence ATGGCAAAAAACTTGATTTTATGGTTAGTCATTGCCGTTGTTCTTATGTCTGTATTCCAAAGTTTTGGAACCAATAGTAGTAAGACTACCGGAGTTGACTATACAACATTTGTCCGTCAAATCGGTCAGGATCAGATAAAGGAAGTGCGATTCAATGATCGTGAAATCACTGTAACCAAACGTGATAATGCGAGCTACGTAACATACTTACCTGTCGCAAATGATCCTAAACTGTTAGACGATTTAATTAACGCTAACGTAGCTGTTGAAGGTACACCACCTGAAGAGCCAAGCTTACTAGCTTCAATCTTCATTTCATGGTTCCCAATGCTGCTATTAATTGGTGTTTGGATTTTCTTTATGCGCCAAATGCAGGGCGGTGGTGGCAAAGGTGCCATGTCGTTCGGCAAGTCTAAAGCGCGTATGATGAGCGAAGACCAAATCAAAACAACGTTCGCAGATGTTGCGGGTTGTGATGAAGCAAAAGAAGACGTTAAAGAACTGGTTGATTACCTACGTGATCCAAGCCGTTTCCAAAAGCTAGGTGGTAAAATCCCAACTGGTGTATTGATGGTTGGTCCTCCGGGTACAGGTAAAACATTACTAGCGAAAGCGATTGCTGGTGAAGCAAAAGTACCGTTCTTTACTATTTCTGGTTCAGACTTCGTTGAAATGTTCGTTGGTGTGGGTGCATCTCGTGTCCGTGACATGTTCGAACAAGCGAAAAAAGCCGCGCCTTGTATCATTTTTATCGATGAAATCGATGCTGTTGGTCGTCAACGTGGCGCTGGTGTTGGTGGTGGTCACGATGAACGTGAGCAAACACTTAACCAGATGCTGGTTGAAATGGATGGTTTCGAAGGTAACGAAGGTATCATCGTTATCGCAGCAACCAACCGTCCTGACGTATTAGACCCGGCATTACTTCGTCCTGGTCGTTTTGACCGTCAAGTAGTGGTTGGTTTACCTGATGTACGTGGTCGTGAACAGATCCTGAAAGTTCACATGCGTAAAGTACCGCTTGATGGTGATGTGAATGCATCGCTAATCGCTCGTGGTACACCTGGCTTCTCTGGTGCTGATTTGGCAAACCTTGTAAACGAAGCGGCATTGTTTGCAGCTCGTGGTAACAAGCGCACAGTTTCAATGGTTGAATTTGAACTAGCAAAAGACAAAATCATGATGGGCGCAGAGCGTAAATCAATGGTTATGTCTGAAGATCAAAAAGAATCAACAGCATACCATGAAGCAGGTCACGCAATTATTGGTCGCTTAGTACCGGATCACGATCCAGTATACAAAGTGTCAATCATCCCACGTGGTCGTGCGTTAGGTGTGACTATGTACCTACCAGAGCAAGATCGTGTAAGTCATTCACGTGAGTTCTTGGAGTCGATGATTTCTAGCCTTTACGGGGGTCGTCTAGCTGAAGAGCTAATTTATGGCCGCGATAAAGTATCGACAGGTGCGTCGAACGATATCGAACGTGCAACAGATATCGCACGTAAGATGGTGACGCAATGGGGCTTCTCAGACAAGCTAGGTCCTTTGTTATACGCAGAAGATGAAGGTGAAGTTTTCCTTGGTCGCTCTGTTACACAAAGTAAGCATATGTCAGATGACACTGCGAAGCTTATCGATAATGAAGTTCGTGAGATCATCGATCGCAACTATGCACGTGCTCGTCAAATCCTTGAAGATAACATGGATATCATGCATGCAATGAAAGATGCATTGATGAAGTATGAGACAATTGATGCAGGTCAGATTGATGACTTGATGGAACGTAAATCCGAAATTCGTGCACCGAAAGGTTGGGCGGATGAAGGCGATACAATTAAGTCATCAGCGAAAGAAGCACCTGAAACTGAGATTGCGCCTGAAGAACCAATTGGTGATGGTATTGATGCGTTAACGAAAGAAGACGATACTGATACTAAACCTCAGGCTTAA
- a CDS encoding porin: MNKHLIALAVAAATLSGAASAAQVYSDDSSSLAIGGRVEARALLSDQAQNKNDSVLQQKTDKEVTDISRVRVNIDAKTQIADGVQGIGFYEREFKDDNSNDENRYMYAGVNSDQYGQLVYGKADGSLGMLTDFTDIMAYAGSVVGGTKLAVADRTTNNLAYTGNFGDLTFKANYVFAGADYDSAGNKTDVHGFSTAAKYNVADTGLALGLGYGEQRDQNGVNTHKARSEQTFATASYTVGDLYFGGLYKYGRRDGQNLVTDKVTDTQGYEFAAAYTAGKAVFTTTYGFMKDEKAHNEYDELANALAIDGTYYFNSNFRTYASYTFNMLDKNKVGKVAASDQFVLGARYDF, from the coding sequence ATGAACAAGCACCTTATTGCTTTAGCAGTAGCAGCAGCAACTCTATCTGGCGCAGCATCAGCAGCACAAGTTTACTCAGATGACTCATCTTCTCTTGCTATCGGCGGTCGTGTAGAAGCTCGTGCTCTTCTTTCAGATCAAGCACAGAACAAAAATGATAGCGTTCTTCAACAGAAAACTGATAAAGAAGTAACTGACATTTCACGCGTACGTGTGAACATCGATGCGAAAACACAAATCGCTGACGGTGTTCAAGGTATTGGTTTCTACGAGCGTGAATTCAAAGACGACAACTCTAACGACGAAAACCGTTACATGTACGCTGGTGTAAACAGCGACCAATACGGTCAGCTTGTTTACGGTAAAGCTGACGGCTCTCTAGGTATGCTAACTGATTTCACTGATATCATGGCATACGCAGGTTCTGTTGTTGGTGGTACTAAGCTAGCAGTAGCTGACCGCACAACTAACAACCTAGCATACACAGGTAACTTTGGTGATCTAACGTTCAAAGCGAACTACGTATTCGCTGGTGCTGACTACGATTCAGCTGGTAATAAAACAGACGTTCACGGTTTCTCTACAGCAGCTAAGTACAACGTTGCTGACACTGGTCTTGCTCTAGGTCTTGGTTACGGCGAACAACGTGATCAAAATGGTGTTAACACTCACAAAGCACGTTCTGAGCAAACTTTCGCTACAGCATCTTACACTGTTGGTGATCTATACTTCGGTGGTCTATACAAGTACGGTCGTCGCGATGGTCAAAACCTTGTAACTGACAAAGTAACAGATACTCAAGGTTACGAATTTGCAGCCGCTTACACAGCAGGTAAAGCAGTATTCACTACTACTTACGGCTTCATGAAAGATGAAAAAGCTCATAACGAATACGATGAGCTAGCAAACGCTCTTGCAATCGACGGTACTTACTACTTCAACAGCAACTTCCGTACTTACGCTTCTTACACATTCAACATGCTTGATAAGAACAAAGTAGGTAAAGTTGCAGCATCTGACCAATTCGTTCTAGGTGCTCGTTACGACTTCTAA